A stretch of the Vigna radiata var. radiata cultivar VC1973A chromosome 7, Vradiata_ver6, whole genome shotgun sequence genome encodes the following:
- the LOC106768121 gene encoding dnaJ homolog subfamily C GRV2 isoform X3: MVILYLVSSFLQKFHLLKGALRIMKCVQAVTVRPLSSVSALVRFAEEPQMFAIEFSDGCPIHVYASTSRDSLLAAFRDALQTEGQCAIPVLPRLTMPGHRIDPPCGRVFLLYGQQKPVTDAESASMHLKHLAAAAKDAVAEGGSIPGSRAKLWRRIREFNATIPYSGVPPNIEVPEVTLMALITMLPAAPNLPPESPPLPPPSPKAAATVMGFIGCLRRLLASRSAASHVMSFPAAVGRIMGLLRNGSEGVASEAAGLVAVLIGGGPGDANVTDSKGEWHATIMHTKSVLFANQNYIIILVNRLKPTSVSPLLSMTVVEVLEAMICDPHGETTQYTVFVELLRQVAGLKRRLFALFGHPAESVRETVAMIMRSIAEEDAIAAESMRDASLRDGALLRHLLHAFFHPIGERREVSRQLVALWADSYQPALELLSRILPPGLVAYLHTRADETLAEGTNQEASSIGKRKRRLLQHRKGRIGRGLISQEQPFPSANNFDVSDSARQTVGTVVRGLDNFHKTGMDPSSGNTSNIQSKVVHTSEHLNNGSSTVDVQNGHSTFMASANAVSASSNEAPESEFQNSVDPDSNSVGLQNEGIPAPAQVVVENTPVGSGRLLCNWPEFWRAFDLDHNRADLIWNERTRQELRESLKAEVHKLDVEKERTEDIGPGGAALEMVSGVESVPQISWNYPEFSVRYPSLSKEVCVGQYYLRLLLESGSAGRAQDFPLRDPVAFFRALYHRFLCDADTGLTVDGAVPDELGASDDWCDMGRLDGFGGGGGSSVRELCARAMTIVYEQHYMTIGPFEGTAHITVLLDRTDDRALRHRLLLLLKALVKVLSNVEACVLVGGCVLAVDLLTVVHETSERTSIPLQSNLIAASAFMEPLKEWMYIDKDGAQVGPMEKDAIRRLWSKKAIDWTTRFWASGMLDWKKLRDIRELRWALALRVPVLTPPQVGETALCILHSMVSAHSDLDDAGEIVTPTPRVKRILSSPRCLPHIAQAILSGEPSIVEAAAALLKAIVTRNPKAMIRLYSTGAFYFALAYPGSNLLSIGQLFSVTHVHQAFHGGEEAAVSSSLPLAKRSVLGGLLPESLLYVLERSGPAAFAAAMVSDSDTPEIIWTHKMRAENLIRQVLQHLGDFPQKLSQHCHVLYDYAPMPPVTYPELRDEMWCHRYYLRNLCDDIRFPNWPIVEHVEFLQSLLVMWREELTRKPMDLSEEEACKILEISFEDISSDDVNKINSVDIADEASSLSKQIENIDEEKLKRQYRKLAMKYHPDKNPEGRDKFLAIQKAYERLQATMQGLQGPQPWRLLLLLKGQCILYRRHGDVLEPFKYAGYPMLLSAVTVDKDDNNFLSSDRAPLLVAASELVWLTCASSKLNGEELVRDGGVHLLATLLSRCMGVVQPTTPGNEPSAIIVTNIMRTFSVLSQFEAARAEILEFSGLVEDIVHCTEFELVPAAVDAAIQTIANVSISSELQDALLKAGVLWYLLPLLLQYDSTAEDSDATESHGVGVSVQIAKNMHAIRASLALSRLSGLCSDESATPYNQAAADALRVLLTPKLSSMLKDQMPKDLLSKLNANLESPEIIWNSSTRAELLKFVDQQRLAQGPDGSYDIKDSHNFVYVALSKELFIGNVYLRVYNDQPDFEISEPDTFCLALIDYISYLVHNQCEVATNKVEDANDNVQDANHNVEDANRNVEDTSKSSEDTSEAVDESANEQHVLDNSGTMSEEQSVGKEELELIKNLHSALTSLQNLLTNNPNLASIFSNKDKLLPLFECFSVPEASVYNIPRLCLAVLSLLTAHAPCLQAMVADGSSLLLLLQMLHSAPSCREGSLHVLYALASTPELAWAAAKHGGVVYILELLLPLKEEIPLQQRAMAASLLGKLVGQPMHGPRVAITLARFLPDGLVSVIKDGPGEAVVVALEQTTETPELVWTPAMAASLSAQISTMSSELYREQMKGRVVDWDVPEQASGQQEMRDEPQVGGIYVRLFLKDPKFPLRNPKRFLEGLLDQYLSSIAATHYEAQVVDPELPLLLSAALVSLLRVHPALADHVGYLGYVPKLVAAVAFEGRRETMSSGEVNSGRHAEQTFDPDIDSAENTQTPQERVRLSCLRVLHQLAASTTCAEAMAATSVGTPQVVPLLMKAIGWQGGSILALETLKRVVVAGNRARDALVAQGLKVGLVEVLLGLLDWRAGGRNGFCSQMKWNESEASIGRVLAIEVLHAFATEGAHCTKVRELLNNSDVWSAYKDQKHDLFLPSNAQSAAAGIAGLIENSSSSRLTYALTAPPQSTTSRTPPLSSADFNGKQDQFL, from the exons ATGGTGATTCTGTATCTCGTCAGCTCATTCTTACAAAAGTTTCACTTGTTGAAAGGCGCCCTGAGAATTATGAA ATGTGTGCAGGCTGTTACTGTTCGTCCATTATCTTCAGTAAGTGCTCTTGTTCGGTTTGCTGAAGAGCCGCAGATGTTTGCAATTGAATTTAGTGATGGATGCCCCATCCAT GTTTATGCAAGCACGTCTCGTGATAGCTTACTTGCAGCATTTCGTGATGCTTTGCAAACTGAA GGTCAATGTGCCATACCTGTATTGCCAAGACTGACAATGCCTGGTCATCGGATTGATCCTCCTTGCGGGAGAGTTTTTTTGCTATATGGTCAACAAAAGCCTGTTACTGATGCAGAAAGTGCATCAATGCATTTGAAGCATTTAGCAGCTGCAGCCAAAGATGCTGTTGCTGAAGGTGGGTCTATTCCTGGATCTAGGGCTAAACTATGGCGTAGAATAAGGGAGTTCAATGCCACTATACCGTATAGTGGTGTACCTCCAAACATTGAAGTACCAGAGGTTACTTTGATGGCCTTGATCACTATGCTTCCTGCTGCCCCAAATCTTCCTCCAGAATCTCCTCCGCTGCCTCCCCCTTCACCAAAAGCTGCAGCAACTGTGATGGGTTTTATTGGATGTTTACGTAGACTACTTGCCTCAAGAAGTGCAGCATCACATGTGATGTCTTTTCCGGCAGCAGTTGGAAGGATAATGGGTTTGCTCCGAAATGGTTCAGAAGGCGTTGCTTCTGAGGCTGCAGGGCTTGTAGCTGTTCTCATTGGTGGTGGGCCTGGTGATGCAAATGTAACAGATTCTAAAGGGGAGTGGCATGCCACAATTATGCATACAAAGTCAGTTTTGTTTGCTAATCAGAATTATATCATCATTCTTGTTAACAGATTAAAGCCAACATCAGTATCACCTTTACTGTCAATGACTGTTGTTGAAGTGCTTGAGGCTATGATTTGTGATCCACATGGTGAGACCACCCAGTACACTGTTTTTGTTGAATTGTTACGCCAAGTTGCAGGGTTGAAGCGTCGATTGTTTGCACTGTTTGGTCACCCCGCTGAAAGTGTTAGAGAAACAGTAGCAATGATAATGCGATCAATTGCAGAAGAAGATGCCATAGCTGCAGAGTCCATGCGAGATGCTTCTCTGCGTGATGGTGCTTTGTTGAGGCATTTACTGCATGCTTTTTTCCATCCAATTGGTGAGCGGCGTGAAGTTAGTCGACAGCTTGTTGCCCTTTGGGCAGATTCCTATCAACCAGCTTTAGAGCTATTGTCCCGAATTCTGCCTCCTGGTCTTGTTGCTTACTTGCACACACGTGCTGATGAAACTCTAGCTGAAGGAACAAATCAAGAAGCGTCATCAattgggaaaagaaaaagacgGTTACTTCAGCACAGGAAAGGTCGCATCGGGAGAGGACTTATTTCTCAAGAACAACCTTTCCCTTCAGCTAATAACTTTGATGTTTCTGATTCAGCTAGGCAAACAGTGGGTACTGTTGTCAGAGGGTTAGACAACTTTCATAAAACTGGTATGGACCCTAGTTCTGGAAATACTTCAAACATCCAATCTAAAGTAGTTCACACCAGTgaacatttgaacaatggatcTTCTACAGTAGATGTGCAAAATGGTCATTCAACTTTTATGGCTTCAGCTAATGCGGTGTCAGCAAGCTCAAATGAAGCACCTGAatctgaatttcaaaattcagttgATCCTGACAGCAATTCAGTTGGTTTGCAGAATGAAGGCATTCCTGCTCCTGCTCAAGTTGTTGTAGAGAACACCCCTGTAGGATCTGGTCGGCTTCTATGTAATTGGCCTGAATTTTGGAGAGCTTTTGATCTTGATCACAATCGTGCAGACTTGATTTGGAATGAGCGAACCAGGCAAGAGTTGAGAGAATCTCTGAAAGCTGAAGTTCATAAACTAGATGTTGAGAAAGAGCGTACAGAAGATATTGGTCCCGGGGGCGCTGCCTTGGAAATGGTATCAGGTGTTGAGAGCGTGCCACAAATATCTTGGAACTATCCTGAATTTTCTGTTCGTTACCCTAGCTTGTCAAAAGAAGTTTGTGTGGGTCAATATTATCTGCGATTACTGCTTGAGAGTGGCAGTGCTGGCAGGGCACAAGACTTCCCATTGCGTGATCCTGTTGCTTTCTTCAGGGCACTTTACCATCGTTTCTTGTGTGATGCAGACACCGGACTTACTGTAGATGGAGCTGTCCCTGATGAATTAGGTGCATCTGATGATTGGTGTGACATGGGTAGATTAGATGGTTTTGGTGGAGGTGGTGGATCATCGGTGAGAGAGCTTTGTGCAAGGGCGATGACAATTGTATATGAGCAGCATTACATGACCATAGGCCCTTTTGAAGGCACAGCTCACATTACTGTTCTATTGGACAGGACAGATGACAGAGCTTTGAGGCACCGACTTCTTTTACTTCTGAAG GCATTGGTGAAGGTTTTATCAAATGTGGAGGCTTGTGTCCTAGTTGGAGGCTGCGTATTAGCTGTTGATCTGCTCACTGTGGTCCATGAAACTTCAGAGAGGACATCTATTCCCttgcaatcaaatttaattGCTGCTAGTGCTTTTATGGAACCCCTTAAGGAATGGATGTATATTGACAAAGATGGTGCTCAAGTTGGACCTATGGAAAAGGATGCTATTAGAAGGTTGTGGTCCAAGAAGGCTATTGATTGGACGACAAGGTTTTGGGCTTCTGGGATGCTAGATTGGAAGAAGCTGCGTGATATCCGTGAACTTCGTTGGGCACTTGCACTTAGAGTTCCTGTCCTTACCCCGCCTCAG GTTGGGGAGACAGCTTTGTGTATATTGCATAGCATGGTGTCTGCACATTCAGATTTAGATGATGCTGGAGAGATTGTTACTCCAACTCCCAGAGTAAAACGAATCTTGTCAAGTCCGCGCTGCCTTCCACATATTGCACAG GCCATTCTTTCTGGGGAACCAAGTATTGTTGAGGCAGCTGCTGCATTACTTAAGGCCATTGTTACCCGGAATCCCAAAGCTATGATCCGTCTGTACAGTACTGGTGCATTTTACTTTGCACTGGCATATCCTGGTTCTAATCTACTTTCAATTGGGCAACTCTTTTCTGTCACCCATGTTCATCAAGCATTTCATGGTGGGGAAGAGGCTGCCGTTTCAAGTTCATTGCCTTTGGCAAAACGTAGTGTTCTTGGTGGGCTTCTCCCTGAATCTTTGTTGTATGTACTGGAGCGTAGTGGTCCAGCAGCATTTGCTGCTGCAATGGTTTCAGATTCTGACACCCCAGAGATAATATGGACTCACAAAATGAGGGCAGAAAATCTAATTCGTCAG GTTTTGCAGCATCTAGGCGATTTTCCGCAGAAATTGTCACAGCATTGCCATGTTTTGTATGACTATGCCCCCATGCCTCCAGTGACATACCCAGAGCTGAGAGATGAAATGTGGTGTCACCGTTATTACCTCAGGAATCTATGCGATGACATTCGTTTTCCAAATTGGCCAATTGTTGAACATGTAGAGTTTCTTCAATCATTACTTGTAATGTGGCGTGAAGAGTTGACTAGAAAGCCTATGGATCTATCTGAAGAAGAAGCTTGCAAGATCCTTGAAATATCCTTTGAGGATATATCTAGTGAcgatgtaaataaaataaattctgtGGATATTGCAGATGAAGCATCTAGTTTATCGAAGCAGATTGAGAACattgatgaagaaaaattaaagcgACAATATCGGAAACTTGCTATGAAGTATCATCCTGACAAAAATCCAGAAGGGAGGGACAAGTTTCTTGCCATACAGAAGGCCTATGAACGTCTCCAG GCTACCATGCAAGGGTTGCAAGGTCCGCAGCCGTGGAGATTGCTACTTTTATTGAAGGGGCAATGTATTTTATACAGAAGACATGGAGACGTTTTGGAGCCATTCAAATATGCTGGCTATCCCATGTTGCTGAGTGCTGTTACTGTGGACAAGGAtgataacaattttctttcttcagaTAGAGCACCTCTCCTTGTGGCTGCATCAGAGCTGGTCTGGCTGAC ATGTGCATCTTCTAAATTGAATGGTGAAGAGCTGGTAAGAGATGGAGGGGTACATCTTCTTGCAACTCTTCTTTCCCGTTGCATGGGTGTCGTTCAGCCAACTACTCCTGGAAACGAACCATCTGCAATCATTGTTACAAACATCATGCGAACATTTTCTGTTCTTAGTCAATTTGAGGCTGCTAGAGCTGAGATACTCGAATTTTCTGGATTAGTTGAGGACATTGTGCACTGCACCGAATTTGAACTTGTACCTGCTGCAGTTGATGCTGCCATACAGACTATTGCCAATGTTTCAATTTCCTCTGAATTGCAAGATGCTTTATTGAAGGCTGGTGTCTTATG GTACCTTTTGCCACTGCTGCTTCAGTATGACTCAACTGCAGAAGACTCTGATGCAACAGAATCACACGGTGTTGGTGTTAGTGTTCAAATTGCCAAAAACATGCATGCCATAAGAGCATCTCTAGCCTTGTCAAGACTCAGTGGTCTGTGTAGTGATGAGAGTGCAACACCGTATAATCAGGCAGCGGCTGATGCCCTTAGAGTTTTGCTAACTCCCAAGCTCTCTAGCATGTTAAAAGATCAAATGCCCAAAGATTTACTGTCCAAATTAAATGCAAACCTGGAATCACCAgag ATTATCTGGAACTCTTCAACGCGAGCAGAGTTGCTGAAATTTGTGGATCAGCAACGTTTAGCTCAAGGTCCTGATGGCTCGTATGATATTAAGGATTCACACAATTTTGTCTATGTAGCGTTGTCCAAAGAATTATTCATTGGAAATGTTTACTTGAGAGTCTACAATGATCAGCCGGACTTTGAAATTAGTGAACCAGATACTTTTTGCCTTGCTCTGATTGATTATATATCTTATCTTGTGCACAATCAATGTGAAGTTGCCACTAATAAGGTTGAAGATGCCAATGACAATGTTCAAGATGCCAATCATAATGTTGAAGATGCCAATCGTAATGTTGAAGATACCTCCAAGTCTTCTGAGGATACGAGTGAGGCTGTTGATGAATCTGCTAATGAGCAGCATGTTCTAGATAATTCTGGCACAATGTCTGAAGAACAGTCTGTGGGAAAGGAAGAGCTTGAGTTGATTAAAAATCTGCATTCTGCATTGACCTCCCTTCAG AACCTTCTGACTAATAATCCCAATTTGGCATCCATATTTTCTAACAAAGACAAGTTACTACCACTTTTTGAATGCTTTTCTGTGCCTGAAGCATCAGTCTATAATATCCCTCGACTTTGCCTAGCAGTGTTGTCACTCTTAACTGCACATGCTCCTTGTTTGCAAGCCATGGTTGCGGATGGGTCTAGTCTTCTGCTTTTGTTACAAATGCTTCACTCAGCCCCAAGTTGTCGGGAAGGGTCCCTCCATGTTCTCTATGCATTGGCAAGCACACCTGAACTCGCCTGGGCTGCTGCCAAGCATGGCGGTGTTGTCTACATTCTTGAATTGCTTTTGCCTTTGAAGG AAGAAATTCCACTCCAGCAAAGAGCTATGGCAGCTTCCTTGTTGGGAAAGCTTGTTGGCCAACCAATGCATGGACCAAGAGTTGCTATAACACTTGCAAGGTTTCTCCCTGATGGTCTTGTATCAGTAATTAAGGATGGACCTGGTGAAGCCGTTGTAGTTGCCCTTGAGCAGACTACGGAGACACCAGAACTTGTATGGACGCCAGCAATGGCAGCTTCCTTATCTGCACAAATTTCCACTATGTCATCAGAGCTATACCGTGAGCAGATGAAAGGGCGTGTTGTTGATTGGGATGTTCCTGAGCAGGCATCTGGACAGCAGGAAATGAGAGATGAGCCACAG GTTGGTGGCATCTATGTTCGGCTGTTTTTGAAAGATCCCAAATTCCCTCTTAGAAACCCCAAAAGGTTTTTGGAAGGTTTACTAGATCAGTATTTGTCATCCATTGCTGCCACACATTATGAAGCACAGGTTGTTGATCCAGAGCTTCCTTTGCTCCTGTCTGCCGCCCTAGTTTCTTTATTACGTGTGCACCCTGCTCTAGCAGATCATGTTGGGTATCTTGGATATGTACCAAAATTAGTTGCTGCTGTTGCATTTGAGGGAAGGAGAGAAACAATGTCATCGGGTGAGGTAAACAGTGGGAGACATGCAGAACAAACATTTGACCCGGATATTGACTCAGCAGAGAACACACAAACACCTCAAGAACGTGTACGCCTTAGTTGTTTGCGTGTATTGCATCAACTTGCAGCTAGTACCACATGTGCTGAAGCCATGGCTGCAACGAGTGTTGGAACACCTCAG GTTGTTCCACTGCTAATGAAAGCTATTGGATGGCAAGGTGGAAGTATTTTAGCTCTTGAGACTCTAAAACGTGTTGTGGTTGCTGGTAACCGAGCCAGGGATGCTCTTGTTGCACAAGGCCTTAA AGTTGGTCTTGTTGAAGTTCTTCTTGGTCTTCTTGATTGGAGGGCTGGTGGAAGGAATGGCTTTTGTTCTCAGATGAAGTGGAATGAATCTGAAGCATCTATTGGCAGAGTGCTTGCAATTGAG GTCTTGCATGCCTTTGCTACTGAAGGAGCTCATTGCACTAAAGTGCGAGAACTAttgaataattctgat GTTTGGAGTGCTTACAAAGACCAGAAGCATGACTTATTCCTCCCTTCAAATGCTCAATCTGCAGCTGCTGGCATTGCTGGTCTCATTGAAAATTCATCATCGTCGAGACTCACCTATGCCCTCACTGCGCCACCACAATCCACTACTTCCAGAACTCCTCCGTTATCCTCTGCTGACTTCAACGGAAAGCAGGATCAGTTTCTATAG